Proteins from a single region of Streptomyces glaucescens:
- the rlmB gene encoding 23S rRNA (guanosine(2251)-2'-O)-methyltransferase RlmB yields the protein MAANNRRMSGKKGAQVGSGGQRRRGLEGKGPTPPAEMRKGHKKNRLATAKAKQAARRPAARGRGGKSASELVVGRNPVFEALREGVPATTLYVQQFIDNDERVREALQLAAERGNINLMEAPRPELDRMTNGLNHQGLVLQVPPYEYAHPEDLLDAAAEDGEDALIVALDGVTDPRNLGAVVRSVSAFGGHGVVVPERRAAGMTAGAWKTSAGTAARTPVARATNLTRTLEQYKKAGVVVVGLAADGEVELGELEALEGPVAIVVGSEGKGLSRLVGETCDFRVRIPMPGGAESLNAGVAAGIVLYETARRRA from the coding sequence ATGGCCGCGAACAACCGTCGCATGTCCGGCAAGAAGGGCGCGCAGGTCGGCAGTGGCGGCCAGCGGCGCCGGGGCCTGGAGGGCAAGGGGCCCACGCCCCCGGCCGAGATGCGCAAGGGACACAAGAAGAACCGTCTCGCCACCGCCAAGGCGAAGCAGGCCGCCCGCCGGCCCGCGGCCCGCGGCCGGGGCGGCAAGTCCGCCTCCGAGCTGGTCGTCGGGCGCAACCCGGTGTTCGAGGCGCTGCGCGAGGGCGTGCCCGCCACCACGCTCTACGTCCAGCAGTTCATCGACAACGACGAGCGGGTCCGCGAGGCGCTCCAGCTCGCCGCCGAGCGCGGCAACATCAACCTCATGGAGGCGCCGCGCCCCGAGCTGGACCGGATGACCAACGGGCTCAACCACCAGGGCCTGGTCCTCCAGGTGCCGCCGTACGAGTACGCGCACCCCGAGGACCTGCTCGACGCCGCCGCCGAGGACGGCGAGGACGCGCTGATCGTCGCCCTGGACGGAGTGACCGACCCGCGCAACCTGGGCGCCGTGGTGCGCTCCGTCTCCGCGTTCGGCGGGCACGGCGTGGTGGTGCCCGAGCGGCGCGCGGCCGGCATGACCGCGGGCGCCTGGAAGACCTCCGCCGGCACCGCCGCCCGTACGCCGGTCGCCCGGGCCACCAACCTGACCCGCACGCTGGAGCAGTACAAGAAGGCCGGCGTCGTGGTGGTCGGGCTCGCCGCCGACGGCGAGGTCGAACTCGGCGAGCTGGAGGCCCTGGAGGGCCCGGTCGCGATCGTGGTCGGCAGCGAGGGCAAGGGCCTGTCCCGGCTGGTCGGCGAGACCTGTGACTTCCGGGTGCGGATCCCGATGCCGGGTGGCGCGGAGTCGCTGAACGCCGGTGTGGCCGCGGGCATCGTGCTGTACGAGACGGCGCGCCGGCGCGCCTGA
- a CDS encoding DoxX family protein, protein MSVDTRTPRTPTGDRSSGFDDAPALSMVKVPSDPAQVIVNHASFRVQLGASSRPAQSPRIARHLSAAEATARHPVVTAAAGRAAPAGARRRPVVWSGRSAPDDTGAHRLLQAVRGAGAQQAGEPTAGDPGATRVIPRVGPGAGGHTGSGDHAEGHDGHLDQTVETPVIGAQRTPRDGTRLLPRMRTLEGAYDHPAHDDERYDDGPEPEGTADPGTRSRRQADDPARHAYYPGRRMHLGVVLLPLRVFLGFISIYAGMGKLCDPVYFDGGRRGSMVTWLNTLHPWEVAEPLRQFALEHPVGSGLVIAFAQVLVGVLTVFGCWQRVAAVGGALLSAALLVTVSWKSVPAYDAPDIIYLAAWSPLVIAGAPVYSVDGRLAGLAWRRLGPRADIWDLRWYVLRRGALVTAVVVGLTLLVGSLLGGAVRDADRVVVPGPGEPPRNELPGSPLPQEPGERRADTSPSATASPPTQDATSAAPTAGAATTPGATQGATTGAPSQTQGTTGQAPPQQSVPEQQAPSATAGPTSGGGTATGGGTGAPGTSGDGGGSGGGSGDTSSGGQPGLVGGLLG, encoded by the coding sequence ATGAGTGTGGACACCAGAACACCCCGCACACCCACGGGGGACCGCTCGTCGGGCTTCGACGACGCTCCCGCGCTGAGCATGGTGAAGGTGCCGAGCGATCCGGCGCAGGTCATCGTCAATCACGCGAGTTTCCGCGTGCAGCTGGGCGCCTCCTCGCGACCCGCGCAGTCGCCGCGGATCGCGCGGCACCTGAGCGCCGCCGAGGCAACCGCCCGCCACCCCGTCGTGACCGCGGCGGCGGGCAGAGCCGCCCCGGCCGGCGCCCGCCGCCGCCCGGTGGTCTGGAGCGGCAGGTCCGCCCCCGACGACACCGGCGCCCACCGCCTGCTCCAGGCCGTGCGCGGTGCGGGCGCCCAGCAGGCCGGGGAGCCCACGGCCGGCGACCCCGGAGCCACCCGGGTCATCCCCCGCGTCGGGCCCGGCGCGGGCGGCCACACCGGGAGCGGCGACCACGCGGAAGGCCACGACGGCCACCTCGACCAGACCGTCGAGACACCCGTCATCGGCGCCCAGCGCACCCCCCGCGACGGCACCCGGCTGCTGCCGCGGATGCGGACCCTCGAGGGCGCCTACGACCACCCCGCCCACGACGACGAGCGCTACGACGACGGCCCGGAGCCCGAGGGGACGGCCGACCCCGGGACCCGCTCCCGGCGGCAGGCCGACGACCCCGCGCGGCACGCCTACTACCCCGGCCGGCGGATGCACCTCGGGGTCGTCCTCCTCCCGCTGCGGGTCTTCCTCGGCTTCATCTCCATCTACGCCGGCATGGGCAAGCTCTGCGACCCCGTCTACTTCGACGGCGGCAGACGCGGCTCCATGGTCACGTGGCTCAACACCCTGCACCCCTGGGAAGTCGCCGAGCCGCTGCGCCAGTTCGCGCTGGAACACCCCGTCGGCTCCGGGCTCGTCATCGCCTTCGCCCAGGTGCTGGTCGGCGTACTGACGGTCTTCGGCTGCTGGCAGCGGGTCGCCGCGGTCGGCGGCGCGCTGCTGTCGGCGGCGCTGCTCGTCACCGTGAGCTGGAAGAGCGTCCCCGCCTACGACGCGCCCGACATCATCTACCTCGCGGCCTGGTCGCCGCTGGTCATCGCCGGCGCGCCGGTGTACTCGGTCGACGGGCGGCTCGCGGGCCTCGCCTGGCGCCGCCTCGGCCCGCGCGCCGACATCTGGGACCTGCGGTGGTACGTGCTGCGCCGCGGCGCCCTCGTCACCGCCGTCGTCGTCGGCCTCACCCTGCTGGTCGGCTCGCTCCTCGGCGGTGCCGTCCGGGACGCCGACCGGGTGGTCGTGCCCGGCCCCGGCGAGCCGCCGCGCAACGAGCTGCCCGGCTCCCCGCTGCCCCAGGAGCCCGGCGAGCGGCGGGCCGACACCAGCCCGTCCGCCACCGCCTCCCCGCCCACCCAGGACGCCACCTCGGCCGCGCCCACCGCGGGCGCCGCGACCACGCCGGGCGCCACCCAGGGCGCCACCACCGGGGCGCCCAGCCAGACGCAGGGCACGACGGGACAGGCGCCGCCGCAGCAGTCCGTACCGGAGCAGCAGGCACCCAGCGCCACGGCCGGACCGACCTCCGGCGGCGGCACCGCCACCGGCGGCGGCACGGGCGCGCCGGGCACGAGCGGCGACGGCGGCGGCAGCGGCGGCGGGAGCGGCGACACCTCCTCCGGCGGCCAGCCCGGCCTGGTGGGCG